The sequence GTGATGTAGGGCGGAAGAGGGCGGTCATGAGCTTAGATTACCCACCCTATTGTAGGTCTTGGGATTCACGTAAATGTCAGTGTCCATGACTTGGGCCAAAGCACAGCCATTACGACTGgatgaagaagaaaagacaaacacAAGAGGATGCTATTAGCAGACGGGCCTGGAGGGACGCTTGGGCTGGGGTCTGGGCAGAGGTAGGGCAGGAGAGGGTCCTGTCCTGATCCTGGGCTTTTCCTGTTTGTCTTTCTGCGCTGGAGACACACGCCTGGTGGCCTGTGGCTGGGCTATAATCAGAGAGATGGCAGGCAGCTCCCTGACATAGCTCCCAGGCGGGGGCTCACTGGGCAGGAAGGTGGAGAACACAGCGTAAGTGGCCCCAAAGCCACCGGTTCTTGGTTCTGAGTTCTCAAGAGGAGAAAACAGGTCCCTGACATTCAGGATCCTTCCTGCCCCGGACTGGATTCCCTGTCTGCTTCACTTAATGTTTTTATGGGAGAGACTTAGCTGTCCTCTGGCCCACGGCTCCCTCAGGGTGGGATCCCATCTAATCTGGGGTCTGGCACACTTTTGGAAGGACACTGAGTCTCACCCGCCGGCCCAACCCCACTTCCTCTGGGCCCCCAGCCCTCTATGACCATGATGGGTTCCCCTGGGTTTTCAGGACATGGGAGTTAGACGGCCCAGCCTGTGCCAGCAGTCCCAGCTGGGCCGGGCTCTCCTCGGGCCTGGCAGCCCCTCCAGAGCCAGACCCAGCGGGCAGCGGGGCCCAGGAGCTGCGCCAGGCCCCCCATGGCAGCCCCTGCAGACCAGCTGGGGCCTGATGGCcatgccctgggggaggggccaTTACTTAcaactgggtctggaagaccacAACCAGGGCGGAGAAGGTGACCCCCACTGCCACACCGTAGGGCAGGCTCAGGAAGAAGGCGGAGAGGAAGCTCACTACCCAGACGCACTATGAGGAGAGAGACGTCAGAGCAGGCCTTGGGGGGCCTGCCCCACTGGGGAAGTCTTCCGGGGTCAGCCAAGGCCCTTCTCTGCTAGCCCAACCTTACACCACCCTTCCCTCTTCATGGCAATTTCCCAGTATTTCACGTAGGCGAGCTTCGGAGACACCCGCCCATTTCCAGTGGACTGAGGGTGGCTTCCTGGTCTTGTCTGGATGTTAGCAGTCAACCCCCGCACCCAATGGGAGCTGGCATGGCACGAAGACTGTGAGTCTTGGGACAGATACACCTGGGCTCCAAGTTTTGTTGTCCTACTTGTGAATAttcacttactagctatgtgaatcctggagaaggtcatggcagcccactccaggattcttgcctgggaatcccatggacagaggagcctggtggactacagtccatggtgttgcaaagagtcagacacgactgaagcaagttagcatgcacacacagctaTGTGAATAATAATACCAGCTTCATGAAAGGACTGAAGAATTAATGAAGATAAAGTCCTGCCAAGCCTAGTGATGGGTACAGTAACGTGAGTTCCATTCCTCCATCTGATAGAAAGTGTGCACTTGACCGGCACTCAGCTTCCTGACCTGATGGCCTGGGGCTGAGTTGTGTGTGTAAGCCGGGAGGGTGGGGGATGGAGAGCGGGAGGGTAAGATGGGAACCCAAAGCACGATGTGAATACCAGGACTATTGCTGTTGTGGAGTGATGGTTGGGATGCGGCAAAGCAGACCTTTGGGGTGGATACTGGGGCCTCATTTTTCTCCCCGTCCTTGTCCTTCACTCAAGGGGGACCCCAGATGGACCACTCATTTTCAGACTTTAAGGATTTCCTTCCTTACCATGTAAGTGTGCTTCCTCCCCCAGAAGACAGTACAGCTCAGAGATTTGGAGGCTAAGACTTGGGgctccagccctgcctctgccaCTAACCAGTTCTGTGGCCTTTGAtgaattacttaacctctctgaggcttGCTGTCCTCATCTTGAAAGGAGGCTAGGAAATCCTCTCTCACAGCTTACGTCGGGCTCCAGAGGGGTAAGCAGTGTGCTCGGTACACAGTAGCCTCATTTCTACTGCCCAGTGGGAGATGTGTTCGGAATGTGACTATCAAAGCAGTAAGTCATGTTTGCTAAGTGTTCACGGCTACATGCTGCTTTCCAATTCTGATCTTGTTTAATCCTCAGAACCAGTGTATGGTGCAGCCATGAATATCACCCCATCACAGATGGGGAGATGGAATTCCACAGAAGTCTTAACCTGCCCAAGATCCTGGTCCACTGGCTTTATGtcctaggttttttgtttttttaaatgacttcattttgctttttggaactataaaaataataacagctaagTTTTATTGAACTCAAGATACAATTCAGACAATGTGTTCCTTACTTGTTTTATCTCGTTTCATAAGCATCCTTGCGGGTGGGGGTGCAGGGTTGGAGAGTATAAAATACCTGTGACCACAGATGAGGAAGccgagactcagagaggttaagggactTGCCATTGGTCACAGAGCCAGTGAACAGTTGAATTAGGATTTGAACATAAGCTGTCTCAATCCAAAACCTCAGCTGTTAACACTCGGTTATGCTAattagggcttccaaggtggctcagtggtaaagaatctgcctggcaatccaggagacacaggagatgctggttcaatccctgggtcgggaagatcccctggaggaggaaatggcaacctactccagtattcttgcctggaaaatcccatggacagaggagcctgttaagctactgtccatagggtcacaaagagtctgatacagcTTAGCGACTGAGTGCGTGCTAATTAGAGAGCAACTGACCAGAGGCACCACTGACAGAAGTGCCAGGCttgtggggctggaggaggcagtgCCTGGGGTACCAGGCATGACAGGCACCCGGGGCCGCCTGCTACTCACACAGTCCAGCTTGCTCTTCTTCCACAGGTAGTAGGGGTCGGCGAGTTGCTTGAGAGAATTCTTGAGGTTGACAGCAATCAGGGCTCCTAGCACAGACTGGGGAAGCAGAACACTGTTCCCCGTCACCTGCGGTGTGGCCCCTTCTCCCTGCCCTTCCTACAGACACCGGATGCTGGAGCCTGGCAGGACAGAGTTGCAGTTCCAGAACTGGCAGAGCCCCCAAATCTTTGCACTCAACCTTAGGGTTGGAAAGTGCAGGTGCTGGAGCCAGAGGGCCCTCAGGCCTGAAttttgccatcccctcctcttccttcatCCCCGGACAGCCTGTGCCTAGGGCCCTCTGAGCCAGGGGCCCACAGACGCTGTAAACGCTGACTCGGGTGGGGACCCTGAGGTCAGAAGGCCGGAGCTTGAGACCAGCCCTGTGCTTGTGAGCCTTGTCACCgcttctcagcctcagtttccctcacctgtaaaatggcgAGAGTAAAACCTACGTTAACTACTTCGCAGGCTGTGGCTAGGACAAAGGGTAACAGTGACGGCAGTCTGTAGCCTGTGAGGCATCACACAGCTCCTAAGGCCTGCTCTTCCTGGAGGCTCTCGCTGGCTTCTGCTCTCATGCTGTGCTCTTACCTTGGGGAGAGCGTAGAGATAGGACCCCAGGACCAGCATGGTGATCATCACCACCAGGGACACACACAGGCTTGACACCTAtccagagaaagagatggaaacacgGCGTAGGTGTGAAATTCTtgctcttgatttttttccccaataaatgCCTTTGGCGGAGTGGAGATTGAGGAGAGGAGAGGCAGGCTGGAGACCAGCTGACCTGGATTCTCTAGGGCAACTGTTCTGCTACGCCCAATCCCTTTCCCACTGCCCTGGTCCAATGCTCACCTGGGAttttcctccagctccatccacGGCCAGAGTGACAGAGAGAGCACAGCAAATGACATGGATCTTAAAGAAGGAGCCGAAGAAGTTGCTGCAGCCCAGGGCGATCATCTCCTGTGGGCACAGGGGCAGGATtggaagctggggtgggggcggtgtgtgtggggggcacaCAGTACAGACCAAACATAGTCATTCAAGCTAGCTGGATCTTGAACTTGAGAATGACCCAGCTGCTATAAAGCCATACACTCCCAACCAAGTAGAAGTCAGCCAAAGAGCCCCTGACATCCCTCGTCAGGCCTCTGTGGGCCCTGGCCCGTCCTGCTCGGCCCTGCTGGGAGTGGCTGGACCTACCTGGTTAGCATCCACGTCGTAGCCGTGCTTGTTGGCCAGGGTCCGGCCCATAGCCAGGTTGATGACATAGCCCACGATGGCCAGGGAGAAGGCCGTGCCAAGCATGTCCTTCCACTGCGAAACCACAGGCGACACAGGAGTGGGGAAACTGCCAAGGAGCCAGAAAGGAAGCAGGGCCCAAGGGTGTGAGGAGGGCACCTTGAGTCCTTCAGCGCCCACAGGGGGCAGTAGGGCCCCATGCAGTGCCAGGGCCTCTGCATGAACCACCACTTCCAAACTGGATGCTCAGTGTCACGCTGCAGGGCAGCTACCACCACTCCCCTTGACACCGCAAAGATTCGAGGCGTAGAGAACACAGCTTGTCTGAGGTCACCACACTAGCAACTGGTAGGGCCTCATTCGTTCACGTCCAGAATTCGGACTCCTCACTCTCCCTGGTCCCAGAGCCACAGCCCCAGTGCTCTGaggccttttctccattgtctgCTCCAGCTCTGCCGTGTAAACACTGGTCCTCTCCTCCTAGGGCCCCGCACAGtccctggcacagagtagataGCCGGTGAATTCTGTTGATCCTAACAGCTTTTTCCCATGTGGGTAGAAGAGCCAATGCATTAAAGCAAGACAAAGAACCAGAGAAGGGCTGATCAGAGAGGCTTCACCCATCAGATGAAACTTTTGAGGGGAGTGTGGCAGTTaagggggcttcccgggtggtgctagtggcaaagaaccagcctgccgatgccgatgcagaagatgtaagagacgagggtttgatccttgggttaggaagatcccctggaggaggccatggcaacccagcctagtattcttgcctgtagaatcccatggacagaggagcctggtgggctacagtccatggggtcgtggagagttggacacgactgaagcgacttagcatgcacacacacggcTCACTGTTCATGAAACAGCCAGTGCTGTGTGGCTCTTCTCCATAATAAGTGATAGTAATAATTCATAGCTGGTCAGTGTCATAGAATTTATAACATACTTTAGAGTTCATCTCATCTCTGACTCTGAACCTAGGTGGGGAGGACAGTGGGAGTGGGCCAGGCTTCCCAGCCCCCTGGACTCACCCAGGTTGGATCTCTCCCACGATCTGCATGTGGTACTTTTTGGGCATCTTGTAGCTCCCGGAGATAGCTGTTGCCACCACTACCTGCGAATCCCAGATAGGAGAACAGGGATTAGCTCTAAATTGGGGCCAGGGTAGGGGTCCCTCTCAAGTCTCCCTTTTGTCTGGGGACCCCAAATCCCActcctctgactctttgagagggAACAACCTGAGGATAAGGAAGAGTGGGAACCACACACAGGGGGATGGAGTGGGTTCACCCCAGACCTTCTGTCCTACCAGCTCACAGAGGGCaagtgggtggggagggatgggtaGAGGGGCTCTCCTGCTTCTGGCTGGAGCTAGATTCCTTTTCAACAGCCTCTTGCCTGGGCCCCAACACCCCAGCCCTGGGCAAGGTCCTTACCACAATCATCTCTGTTGGGATGGGGAAGCGGATCTTGTGCATGTAGCGGGCATTGAGCTCCTTTACCAGCACCAGGACCACACCGCTGATAAGAGCGAAGATGAGCGAGGCGATGTTGGTGTGAGCGAGGTTTTTGCAAATGTCAATGAAGGTCTGGGGGAGAGAGCATCATGCTCATGGgctcccaccccttcctcctgTACCATCACCACCTAGCATCTGAGCCAGTGGAGGGATGTCATCAGTGCTCTGAGAGGCACAGCAAAGCAGAATCCAGACCCTACTCATggtcccacttcccacccctgtCTCCATGCTGGGATGGGAAGGCTgattcccttccttttcctctaGGAAGAGTTCAAGCTAATGGAGGCGGGATGGAGATTAGACGTAAGGAAAGACTTTCCAGGTAGGGAGGGTTTGAGGCACTGGGATGGGGTACTGATGGAGAGTGTACCTCTCCTTTTCTGCAGGAATTAACCACAGAGATTTAACCATACTTCAGCTACCTGATACGAAgcgctgactcattgaaaaagaccctgatgcaagggaagattgaaggcaggaggagaaaggggtgacagaggatgagatgattggataacatcactgactcagtggacatgagtttgagcaagctccgggagtgggtgatgcacagggaggcctggtgtgctgcagtccatgaggttgcaaagagtcagacacgactgagcgactgaaccacaatCACAGAGAACCTCAGCCAGCTGTCAAGGTCATGTGtttgaccctccctccccaaaTGGAAACCTCTTGAAATCCATTCTGAACAATGGGTCAGACAGCCTTTGCTTGAGAACATCTCATAACGAGGTGCTCACAACTTCTTAAGACAGTGAACTCGGCTCACGTGTCTGCTCAAGACCCTCTCCCAGGGGCGCACTCATAGACTCACAAAGACGATGGACCCTGGGCCTGCGTAGGAGGGGATGGTCAGTCCGAAGATATACTTGAGCACGGAGATCAGGATCTGCAGGCCAGCGGCCGTCATGAAGCCCCGGATGAAGGACTCAGAGAGGTAGATGGCCACAAAGCCAAACTGCATGAAGCCCAGGCCCATCTGAGAGCAGAGGAGTGGTGGGGTCAGACCATGACGGGCCAGCCACTCCCACACCTGCCTGGCCCAAACCCAGGCCTGGAGTTCATGCAGCCCTGAAATAGTAGTAGCTCTAGGAAAATGAGTCCCTTGTGACCTTGTCCTGCCTTGTACTGACAGAGAAAGTCAGTCCCTCGGGGCACAGGCCTCTGACACTTGACCTCACTGGCTCCAGTCTCCTCCACTGTGCAGTGAACCTAGCACTCAACAGCGTTTGCCCTCCCAGTGATTGACACCCCCGTCCGCCCAGCTGGCCAACCCAGAACTTGGAAGTCGTCCCCCCTCGCCCTTCATTTCTAATATCCCAAGCCCTGTTTATTTTGTTCCTGGCAAAGCGTTCTTCCAGTCTACCCACCGTCTCCTTGCCCGTCACTCTGGTCTAGGCCCTCATCAGTCTTGCATGGGCCTCTTCATAGTCTCCCAGCTGGCCCTGTGCTTTGATTCTAATCTACTTTCCATCCATCGTCTTCTCCAGAGTCTGACTGATCCAATCTGACTGCCAAATAGGAACCAAATTTGCTGCTTAGGGGACAGACCTCAGACTTCACTGACTGGCCCTGCCTACTTCTCTGGCCTCTTCTCTGGCTCGTTCTCTCAATGCCTCCTGCCCTCCAGCCACAGCAAATGCCTTGTTTTTCCATGCCCTGGTCAGTTCATGCTCTTTCAGGCCTCGGTGCTGTGGGATGCTGTTCCCTCTGACTGGACTGTCCTTCTGTGCCTCTTTCCTATGGTTACCGGTCAACTTCTACTCATCCTTTTAGACTGAggtcaaatgtcacttcctctctttgaggagaggccttccctgactttCTCTTTGATGTTCCCAAAGCTACTCGTATATAGCTCTATTCTGCTGCTTATCTTACTGCCTACACATTTATTTGTTGATATGGCTACTTCCTCTGCTGGGCTGTGAGCTTCTGGAGATCTGGGCCTCTTTCTTACTTATCTTTTATCCCCAGAGCCTAGCCCAGTTCCTGGCCTGGTGAAACAACCAAAAAACCTTaactgaatgaatcaatgaatgaaactTCTGAGGCCCCTTCCTGCTCTTACATTCTGTCCTGCTGCATTTGCCTGCATGAAATCTAGCAGAGTCCTTTGCATGTGGCGGAAATGCAATTTATCTCATGCAGGAGGTGCTGTGGCTTGGAGCAGAGGCGGCTGGAGGGGGATAAGGAATGttacagaaatggaaaactgCTGGCAGAGAGCTGGGCACGGGAAAGGGTATCGGAGAGAGGCCATGAGTCCTTTAGACAGTCATTAGCTCAGGACAGTTTTATCAAGTGTGGATGCTGGTCTTAGGCATCTGCTGAGGGCAGGTGAGATACTCTGCATTTTTAAGGTCATTTGTGGCCTCCAAATGGGGAAGAGGGAGGATGGAGAGGCCTAAATTGGCTTTAAGGTCAAGGCTGGGCCTCTGTGGGAGGGGCCATCCGAGCTGATGCTGTACTAAGGGGGGGGCCCTGGCAGAGACGGAAGCCGAGCTCCTCACCTGGATGACAGCCGTCAGGCAGGCTAGCGTTGCCGACACGTGTAGCCTGTCGGCCTCCATGGCCCCCGTGTCCACATAGCTTTCATTGGTGGTGGTGTTGAAGACCCGGAATTTCGACTCTGGGGCCAGCTGCAGACAGATGTTACCCACCAGGATGCTGATAACGGCAAAGGTACCTGCGGTGCCCCACCCAGCCAGCAAAAGTCAGAGGTTTGGACGGCACCCAT is a genomic window of Bos indicus isolate NIAB-ARS_2022 breed Sahiwal x Tharparkar chromosome 16, NIAB-ARS_B.indTharparkar_mat_pri_1.0, whole genome shotgun sequence containing:
- the SLC26A9 gene encoding solute carrier family 26 member 9, producing MSQPRPRYVVDRAAYSLTLFDDEFEKKDRTYPLGEKLCSTFRCSSAKIKTTVFGLLPILSWLPKYKIKDYIVPDILGGLSGGCIQVPQGMAFALLANLPAVNGLYSSFFPLLTYFFLGGIHQMVPGTFAVISILVGNICLQLAPESKFRVFNTTTNESYVDTGAMEADRLHVSATLACLTAVIQMGLGFMQFGFVAIYLSESFIRGFMTAAGLQILISVLKYIFGLTIPSYAGPGSIVFTFIDICKNLAHTNIASLIFALISGVVLVLVKELNARYMHKIRFPIPTEMIVVVVATAISGSYKMPKKYHMQIVGEIQPGFPTPVSPVVSQWKDMLGTAFSLAIVGYVINLAMGRTLANKHGYDVDANQEMIALGCSNFFGSFFKIHVICCALSVTLAVDGAGGKSQVSSLCVSLVVMITMLVLGSYLYALPKSVLGALIAVNLKNSLKQLADPYYLWKKSKLDCCVWVVSFLSAFFLSLPYGVAVGVTFSALVVVFQTQFRNGCALAQVMDTDIYVNPKTYNRVQEIQGIKIITYCSPLYFANSEIFRQKVIAKTGVDPQKVLLAKQKSLKKQEKGRTMPKQQRKSLFMKTKTVSLQELQQDFENGSPTDPNNNQTPANGASVSYITFSPDRSTAAHCEPPASAKPSDTLAGVPPFVTFHTLILDMSGVSFVDLMGIKTLAKLSSTYEKIGVKVFLVNIHAQVYNDISHGGLFEDGCLERSHVFPSIHDAVLFAQAQAAEVAPGHDFQGAPVDPELSLYEPEEDSPSYWDLEQEMFGSMFHAETLTAL